Proteins encoded together in one Janthinobacterium tructae window:
- a CDS encoding response regulator transcription factor, producing the protein MNESDAIIFVVDDDAAMRRSLAYLFDSAGWQVATFESARDFLQRYDGHAPGCLLLDVRMPLMSGLELQQELVRHAISLPVIFLSGHGDLAMAVQTMKAGACDFLEKPCKDQVLLDAVSRAVARSVDESRNAASANTAQSALARLTAREREVALLMAEGKASKVIARELGISDKTVQVHRHNTMEKLGLHSAAEVARLLMAGGQI; encoded by the coding sequence ATGAATGAAAGCGATGCGATCATCTTTGTCGTCGACGACGACGCCGCCATGCGCCGCTCGCTGGCCTATCTGTTCGATTCGGCCGGCTGGCAAGTGGCGACGTTTGAATCGGCGCGCGACTTCCTTCAACGCTATGATGGCCATGCGCCCGGTTGCTTGCTGCTCGACGTGCGCATGCCTTTGATGAGCGGACTGGAATTGCAACAGGAACTGGTGCGCCACGCCATTTCGCTGCCCGTGATTTTCTTGAGCGGCCATGGCGACCTGGCCATGGCCGTGCAGACGATGAAGGCCGGCGCCTGTGATTTTCTGGAAAAGCCGTGCAAGGACCAGGTGCTGCTGGACGCCGTCTCGCGCGCCGTGGCCCGCAGCGTGGATGAGAGCCGCAACGCCGCCAGCGCGAATACGGCGCAATCGGCGCTGGCCAGGCTCACCGCGCGCGAGCGCGAAGTGGCGCTGCTGATGGCCGAAGGCAAAGCCTCGAAAGTCATCGCCCGCGAGCTGGGCATCAGCGACAAGACGGTGCAGGTACACCGCCATAACACGATGGAAAAACTGGGCCTGCACTCAGCAGCCGAGGTAGCCCGGCTGCTGATGGCCGGTGGACAGATTTAA